A single Mixta calida DNA region contains:
- a CDS encoding phosphoribulokinase produces the protein MSARHPIIAVTGSSGAGTTTTSLAFRKIFQQLNLHAAELEGDSFHRYTRPEMDMAIRKARDSGRHISYFGPEANDFGLLEQTFVEYGESGRGQSRKYLHTYDEAVPWNQVPGTFTPWQPLPEPTDILFYEGLHGGVVTQQHNVAEKVDLLVGVVPIVNLEWIQKLVRDTSERGHSREAVMDSVVRSMEDYINYITPQFSRTHINFQRVPTVDTSNPFAARAIPSLDESFVVIHFRGLEDIDFPYLLAMLQGSFISHINTLVVPGGKMGLAMELIMLPLVKRLIEGKEIV, from the coding sequence ATGTCAGCCAGACATCCGATTATTGCGGTGACCGGCTCCAGCGGAGCGGGAACCACCACTACCAGCCTTGCCTTTCGCAAAATTTTTCAGCAGCTGAACCTGCACGCCGCGGAGCTGGAAGGCGACAGCTTTCACCGCTATACGCGGCCGGAAATGGATATGGCGATCCGTAAAGCGCGCGACTCAGGACGTCATATCAGCTACTTCGGCCCGGAAGCGAACGATTTCGGCCTGCTGGAGCAGACCTTCGTCGAATATGGCGAAAGCGGCCGCGGCCAGTCGCGTAAATATCTGCATACCTACGATGAAGCGGTGCCGTGGAACCAGGTGCCCGGTACCTTTACCCCCTGGCAGCCGCTGCCGGAGCCGACGGACATTCTGTTTTATGAGGGGCTGCACGGCGGCGTCGTGACCCAGCAGCACAACGTGGCGGAAAAGGTCGATCTGCTGGTCGGCGTCGTGCCGATCGTCAACCTCGAATGGATTCAGAAACTGGTGCGCGACACCAGCGAGCGTGGCCATTCGCGCGAGGCGGTGATGGATTCGGTGGTGCGTTCGATGGAGGATTACATCAACTACATCACACCGCAGTTCTCGCGCACCCATATCAACTTCCAGCGCGTACCGACGGTGGACACCTCTAATCCGTTTGCCGCGCGCGCCATTCCTTCGCTGGATGAAAGTTTTGTCGTGATTCATTTCCGCGGGCTGGAGGATATCGACTTCCCCTATCTGCTGGCGATGTTGCAAGGCTCGTTTATTTCGCACATCAATACGCTGGTGGTGCCGGGCGGCAAAATGGGGCTGGCGATGGAGCTGATTATGCTGCCGCTGGTGAAACGGCTGATCGAAGGGAAAGAGATCGTTTAA
- a CDS encoding OsmC family protein — MQARVKWVEGLTFMGESASGHQILMDGNSGDKSPSPMEMILLAAGGCSAVDVVSILQKGRHAVSDCEVRLTSERAEEEPRVFTHINLHFIVSGSGLSDKAVARAVTLSAEKYCTVAMMLGKSVAITHSYERIETP; from the coding sequence ATGCAGGCACGCGTAAAATGGGTAGAAGGGCTGACCTTTATGGGCGAGTCCGCCTCTGGCCATCAGATTCTGATGGATGGCAATTCCGGCGATAAATCGCCAAGTCCAATGGAGATGATTTTGCTGGCGGCCGGCGGTTGCAGCGCCGTCGATGTTGTCTCTATTTTGCAAAAGGGGCGTCACGCGGTAAGCGACTGCGAGGTCAGATTGACTTCGGAGCGCGCCGAGGAGGAGCCGCGCGTTTTTACCCATATCAACCTGCATTTTATCGTCAGCGGCAGCGGCCTGAGCGATAAGGCGGTAGCGCGCGCTGTCACACTCTCCGCCGAAAAGTATTGCACCGTAGCGATGATGCTGGGCAAAAGCGTCGCCATTACCCACAGCTATGAGCGAATCGAAACGCCCTGA